A genomic window from Serratia liquefaciens includes:
- the era gene encoding GTPase Era, whose amino-acid sequence MSEVKQYCGFIAIVGRPNVGKSTLLNQLLGQKVSITSRKPQTTRHRIMGIDTDGAYQAIYVDTPGLHIEEKRAINRLMNRAASSSIGDVELVIFVVEGTNWTADDEMVVNKLRSLKCPVLLAINKVDNVTDKSKLLPHIAFLSQQMNFLDVVPISAEKGMNVDTIAAIARKVLPEAEHHFPDDYITDRSQRFMASEIIREKLMRFLGEELPYSVTVEIEQFVPNERGGYNVHGLILVEREGQKKMVIGNKGAKIKTIGIEARQDMEQMFETKVHLELWVKVKSGWADDERALRSLGYTDDLK is encoded by the coding sequence ATGAGCGAAGTAAAACAATACTGTGGTTTTATTGCGATAGTCGGTCGTCCCAACGTGGGCAAATCCACGTTGTTGAACCAACTGCTGGGGCAAAAAGTCTCCATCACCTCGCGTAAACCGCAGACGACCCGTCACCGCATTATGGGTATCGACACCGATGGCGCCTATCAGGCCATTTACGTCGACACCCCGGGTCTGCACATCGAAGAAAAGCGCGCCATCAACCGTTTGATGAACCGCGCCGCCAGCAGCTCAATCGGCGACGTCGAGCTGGTGATCTTCGTGGTGGAAGGCACTAACTGGACCGCCGACGATGAAATGGTGGTCAACAAACTGCGCAGCCTGAAATGCCCGGTCTTGCTGGCGATCAACAAGGTCGACAACGTTACCGACAAGTCCAAGCTGCTGCCGCACATTGCGTTCCTCAGCCAACAGATGAACTTCCTCGATGTGGTGCCGATCTCCGCTGAGAAAGGCATGAATGTCGATACCATCGCCGCGATCGCGCGCAAGGTATTGCCGGAAGCGGAACACCACTTCCCGGACGATTACATCACCGACCGTTCCCAGCGCTTTATGGCGTCGGAAATCATCCGTGAAAAGCTGATGCGTTTCCTCGGTGAAGAACTGCCTTATTCGGTGACGGTTGAGATCGAACAGTTCGTGCCGAACGAGCGCGGTGGTTACAACGTGCACGGTCTGATCCTGGTTGAGCGCGAAGGCCAGAAGAAGATGGTCATCGGCAACAAGGGTGCGAAGATCAAAACCATCGGTATCGAAGCCCGTCAGGACATGGAACAGATGTTTGAAACCAAAGTGCATCTGGAACTGTGGGTGAAAGTGAAATCGGGCTGGGCGGACGACGAACGTGCGTTGCGTAGCCTGGGTTATACCGACGACCTGAAATAA
- the rnc gene encoding ribonuclease III, translated as MNPIVINRLQRKLGYTFQQQELLLQALTHRSASSKHNERLEFLGDSILSFVIANALYHRFPRVDEGDMSRMRATLVRGNTLAEMGREFDLGECLRLGPGELKSGGFRRESILADTVEALIGGVFLDSDIQTVERLILDWYRSRLDEISPGDKQKDPKTRLQEFLQGRHLPLPSYLVVQVRGEAHDQEFTIHCQVSGLSEPVMGTGSSRRKAEQAAAEQALKNLELE; from the coding sequence ATGAACCCCATCGTAATAAATAGGCTGCAGCGGAAGCTGGGCTACACTTTTCAACAGCAGGAGCTCTTACTGCAAGCGTTAACTCACCGTAGCGCCAGCAGTAAACACAATGAACGTCTTGAGTTTCTGGGTGACTCTATTCTTAGTTTTGTCATCGCCAATGCGCTCTACCATCGTTTTCCTCGCGTAGACGAGGGTGATATGAGCCGCATGCGTGCCACGCTGGTGCGCGGCAACACGCTGGCGGAGATGGGGCGCGAGTTCGATCTGGGCGAGTGTCTTCGCCTCGGGCCGGGTGAGTTGAAAAGTGGTGGATTCCGCCGCGAATCAATCCTGGCGGATACGGTGGAAGCTTTAATTGGCGGCGTGTTCCTGGATAGCGATATTCAAACTGTTGAACGACTGATTTTGGACTGGTATCGCAGCCGGTTGGACGAAATCAGCCCCGGTGATAAGCAGAAAGACCCCAAAACCCGTTTACAGGAGTTTTTGCAAGGTCGTCATCTGCCGTTACCTTCTTATCTGGTGGTGCAGGTTCGCGGTGAGGCGCACGATCAGGAGTTTACTATCCACTGTCAGGTGAGTGGTTTGAGCGAACCCGTGATGGGTACCGGCTCAAGCCGTCGTAAAGCCGAGCAGGCGGCAGCGGAACAAGCGCTGAAAAATCTGGAGCTTGAATGA
- the lepB gene encoding signal peptidase I, with amino-acid sequence MANMFALILALATLVTGIIWAFERFRWAPARRAKIAAVNAQTAGAVDDKTLAKVAKQPGWIETGASVFPVLLLVFVVRSFIYEPFQIPSGSMMPTLLIGDFILVEKYAYGIKDPITQTTLIETGHPKRGDIAVFKYPLDPKLDYIKRVIGLPGDRVSYDPVNKRVTVQPSCTGGQSCDTALAVTYNDAQPSDFVQLFSRSGMGEASNGFYQIPLSDNVPQGGIRLRERQETLGSVSHHILTVPGTQDQVGAYYQQPGKQLAEWVVPAGHYFMMGDNRDNSADSRYWGFVPEKNLVGKATAIWMSFEKQEGEWPTGVRFSRIGGIH; translated from the coding sequence ATGGCGAATATGTTTGCCCTGATCCTGGCGCTGGCAACGTTGGTCACCGGGATCATTTGGGCCTTTGAGCGCTTTAGATGGGCGCCTGCCCGCCGGGCCAAGATTGCGGCGGTAAATGCACAAACCGCGGGTGCCGTGGACGATAAAACGCTGGCCAAAGTGGCGAAACAACCGGGTTGGATTGAAACCGGCGCGTCGGTGTTCCCGGTATTGCTGCTGGTCTTCGTGGTGCGTTCGTTTATTTACGAACCTTTCCAAATCCCGTCCGGTTCAATGATGCCGACGTTATTGATTGGCGATTTTATTCTGGTGGAGAAATATGCCTACGGCATTAAAGATCCTATTACCCAGACCACGCTAATTGAAACCGGTCATCCGAAACGCGGTGATATCGCGGTATTTAAATATCCGCTGGATCCGAAGCTGGATTATATCAAGCGCGTGATCGGCCTGCCGGGCGACCGTGTAAGTTACGATCCGGTCAATAAGCGTGTGACCGTTCAGCCATCCTGTACTGGCGGTCAGTCATGCGATACCGCGTTAGCAGTGACTTACAACGATGCACAGCCAAGCGACTTTGTGCAGTTGTTCAGCCGCAGCGGCATGGGCGAAGCCAGCAACGGTTTTTACCAGATCCCGCTGAGCGACAACGTGCCACAGGGCGGTATCCGTCTGCGTGAACGCCAGGAGACGCTGGGTTCGGTTTCTCACCATATTCTGACCGTGCCGGGCACGCAGGATCAGGTGGGCGCTTACTACCAGCAGCCGGGTAAACAGTTGGCGGAGTGGGTTGTGCCGGCGGGTCATTACTTCATGATGGGTGATAACCGCGACAACAGCGCCGACAGCCGTTACTGGGGCTTCGTGCCGGAGAAAAATTTGGTGGGTAAAGCCACGGCTATCTGGATGAGTTTTGAAAAGCAGGAAGGCGAATGGCCTACCGGCGTAAGGTTTAGCCGCATCGGTGGAATTCATTAA
- the lepA gene encoding translation elongation factor 4, whose translation MKHIRNFSIIAHIDHGKSTLSDRIIQICGGLTEREMAAQVLDSMDLERERGITIKAQSVTLDYKAQDGQTYQLNFIDTPGHVDFSYEVSRSLAACEGALLVVDAGQGVEAQTLANCYTALDMDLEVVPVLNKIDLPAADPDRAAQEIEDIVGIDATDAVRCSAKTGVGVPEVLERLVRDIPGPQGDPDAPLQALIIDSWFDNYLGVVSLVRVKNGTMRKGDKIKVMSTGQTYNADRLGIFTPKRVDRDVLNCGEVGWLVCAIKDILGAPVGDTLTLARQPADKALPGFKKVKPQVYAGLFPISSDDYESFRDALGKLSLNDASLFYEPESSTALGFGFRCGFLGLLHMEIIQERLEREYDLELITTAPTVVYEVETTSKETIYVDSPSKLPPLNNIEELREPIAECHMLMPQEFLGNVITLCIEKRGVQTNMVYHGNQVALTYEIPMAEVVLDFFDRLKSTSRGYASLDYNFKRFQTSDMVRVDVLINNERVDALALITHRDNSQYRGRELVEKMKELIPRQQFDIAIQAAIGTHIIARATVKQLRKNVLAKCYGGDVSRKKKLLQKQKDGKKRMKQVGNVELPQEAFLAILHVGKDSK comes from the coding sequence ATGAAGCATATACGAAATTTCTCCATTATTGCCCACATTGACCACGGTAAGTCGACGCTGTCCGACCGCATCATTCAAATTTGCGGTGGCTTGACCGAACGTGAAATGGCCGCGCAGGTGCTCGATTCTATGGATCTGGAGCGCGAGCGCGGCATTACCATCAAAGCGCAGAGCGTCACGCTGGATTATAAGGCGCAGGACGGTCAAACCTATCAGCTCAACTTTATCGACACCCCAGGGCACGTTGACTTCTCTTACGAGGTTTCGCGCTCACTGGCCGCCTGTGAGGGCGCGTTGCTGGTGGTCGATGCCGGGCAGGGCGTAGAGGCTCAGACTCTGGCTAACTGTTACACCGCGCTGGATATGGATCTGGAAGTGGTGCCGGTACTGAACAAAATTGACTTGCCGGCTGCCGATCCTGACCGCGCCGCGCAGGAAATTGAAGATATCGTTGGCATCGACGCGACCGACGCGGTGCGTTGTTCCGCCAAAACCGGTGTTGGCGTGCCGGAAGTGCTCGAACGCCTGGTGCGCGATATTCCTGGGCCGCAAGGCGATCCGGATGCGCCTCTGCAAGCTCTGATCATCGACTCCTGGTTCGATAACTACCTGGGCGTAGTTTCCCTGGTGCGCGTTAAAAACGGCACCATGCGCAAGGGCGACAAGATCAAGGTTATGAGCACCGGCCAAACCTACAACGCCGATCGTCTGGGTATCTTCACGCCGAAGCGTGTCGATCGCGACGTGTTGAACTGTGGCGAAGTGGGCTGGTTGGTTTGCGCAATCAAAGATATCCTCGGCGCGCCGGTGGGCGATACCCTGACGTTGGCACGCCAGCCGGCGGACAAAGCCTTGCCGGGCTTCAAAAAAGTGAAGCCGCAGGTTTATGCGGGCCTGTTCCCGATCAGTTCCGACGACTATGAGTCCTTCCGCGATGCGTTGGGCAAGCTGAGCCTGAACGATGCCTCCCTGTTCTATGAGCCAGAGAGCTCCACCGCGCTGGGCTTCGGCTTCCGTTGTGGCTTCCTCGGCCTGCTGCACATGGAGATCATTCAGGAACGTCTGGAACGTGAATACGATCTGGAACTGATCACCACCGCACCGACGGTAGTGTATGAAGTGGAAACCACCAGCAAAGAGACTATTTACGTTGATAGTCCGTCCAAGCTGCCGCCGCTGAACAATATCGAAGAGCTGCGTGAGCCGATCGCCGAGTGTCACATGCTGATGCCGCAGGAATTCCTGGGGAATGTTATCACGCTGTGTATCGAAAAACGCGGCGTGCAAACCAACATGGTTTATCACGGCAATCAGGTTGCGCTGACTTACGAAATCCCGATGGCGGAAGTGGTACTCGACTTCTTCGACCGTCTGAAGTCCACGTCACGCGGTTATGCGTCGCTGGATTACAACTTCAAACGCTTCCAGACCTCTGACATGGTGCGTGTCGACGTATTGATCAACAACGAGCGTGTGGATGCGCTGGCGCTGATTACTCACCGTGACAATTCGCAATACCGTGGCCGTGAGCTGGTGGAGAAGATGAAAGAGCTGATCCCGCGTCAGCAGTTCGATATCGCCATTCAGGCGGCGATCGGCACCCATATCATCGCGCGCGCCACGGTGAAACAGCTGCGTAAAAACGTTCTGGCAAAATGCTACGGCGGCGACGTCAGCCGTAAGAAGAAGCTGTTGCAGAAACAGAAAGACGGTAAGAAACGCATGAAACAGGTGGGTAACGTAGAGTTGCCGCAAGAAGCGTTCCTGGCCATTCTGCACGTTGGCAAAGACAGTAAGTAA
- the rseC gene encoding SoxR-reducing system protein RseC translates to MMKEWATVVSWKQGVALLRCEPKAGCGSCNARSGCGARALNELVPETEHQLQVRIEQPLEPGQRVEVGIAEGSLLRSAMLVYLTPLVGMMLGGSLLQYWLGTDASAALGALLGGGLAFILARSLAQRLGEQANYQPIVLQIGLPPGAMRLQTENESLL, encoded by the coding sequence ATGATGAAAGAGTGGGCCACGGTAGTCTCGTGGAAACAGGGCGTAGCGCTGTTGCGTTGTGAACCGAAAGCCGGATGCGGTAGCTGCAATGCTCGTTCTGGCTGCGGGGCGCGTGCGCTCAATGAGCTGGTGCCCGAAACCGAACACCAGCTGCAGGTGCGCATCGAGCAGCCGCTCGAGCCAGGCCAGCGGGTTGAAGTCGGCATTGCAGAAGGCAGCCTGTTGCGTTCTGCGATGCTGGTCTATCTGACACCGCTGGTGGGCATGATGCTGGGCGGCAGCCTGTTGCAATACTGGCTCGGCACCGACGCTTCGGCCGCGCTCGGTGCCTTGTTGGGCGGTGGGCTGGCCTTTATTCTGGCTCGCAGCCTGGCACAACGTCTTGGCGAACAGGCGAATTACCAACCTATCGTTTTACAAATCGGTTTACCGCCTGGGGCCATGCGCCTGCAGACGGAAAACGAATCCCTGCTTTAA
- the rseB gene encoding sigma-E factor regulatory protein RseB: protein MKQIWLSVCLLTGSLLYSSIAPAQPTASGALLQQMSSASRSLNYELAYISISKQGIESLRYRHAVIDQLPLGQLLHMDGPRREVLQRGGGISYFEPGLEPFTLSGDHIVDALPAIVYADFSRLAKYYDFISVGSTRISDRPCEVIRVVARDGSRYSYIVWMDEDTKLPLRVDLIDRDGETLEQYRVISFVVGPQVQGVMEGLIKANLPPLLSLPAVDKIKLSWSTGWLPAGVDEVARNRRKLPNVTEPVESRLYSDGLFSFSVNISPAGSGAGQQYYRQGRRTIQTEVRNGNEITIVGELPPATAKRIADSISFKVSPQ, encoded by the coding sequence ATGAAGCAAATTTGGTTATCCGTCTGTCTATTGACGGGCAGCCTGCTCTACTCAAGCATCGCCCCGGCGCAGCCCACTGCGTCCGGGGCGTTGTTGCAACAGATGAGCAGTGCCAGCCGTTCGCTCAATTATGAACTCGCCTATATCAGCATCAGCAAGCAGGGGATTGAATCGCTGCGCTATCGTCATGCGGTGATCGATCAATTGCCGCTCGGCCAACTGCTGCATATGGATGGTCCACGCCGTGAAGTGTTACAACGCGGCGGCGGGATCAGCTATTTCGAACCCGGTCTGGAACCCTTTACGCTGTCCGGCGATCACATCGTCGACGCGTTGCCGGCGATTGTTTATGCCGATTTCAGCCGCCTGGCGAAATATTACGATTTCATCTCCGTTGGCAGCACCCGTATTTCCGATCGTCCCTGCGAAGTGATCCGCGTGGTTGCACGTGATGGCTCACGCTATAGCTATATAGTCTGGATGGACGAAGATACCAAGCTGCCACTGCGGGTTGATCTGATCGATCGCGACGGCGAAACGCTGGAGCAATATCGGGTGATTTCGTTCGTGGTCGGGCCGCAAGTGCAAGGCGTGATGGAAGGGCTGATCAAAGCTAACCTGCCGCCGTTGCTGTCGCTGCCTGCGGTAGATAAAATCAAGCTGAGCTGGAGCACGGGCTGGTTACCGGCTGGGGTGGACGAGGTGGCGCGTAATCGCCGTAAACTGCCGAATGTGACAGAGCCGGTAGAGTCACGGCTTTACAGCGATGGTTTATTCAGCTTCTCGGTCAATATAAGTCCTGCGGGCAGCGGTGCAGGCCAGCAGTATTATCGCCAGGGTCGACGCACGATTCAGACCGAAGTGCGTAACGGCAATGAGATTACCATTGTTGGCGAATTGCCGCCGGCAACGGCTAAACGTATTGCTGACAGTATTTCTTTCAAGGTATCGCCACAATGA
- the rseA gene encoding anti-sigma-E factor RseA: MQKEKLSALMDGESLDSELLSSLSKDRALQQSWQSYHLIRDTLRGDIGQVMHFDIADRVAAALEKEPARLVPSAVPESQPQPHTWQKMPFWDKVRPWASQITQIGMAACVSLAVIVGVQQYNQPTEQSAAAESPAFTTLPIMGQASPVSLGVPADSFSTGSGQQQQVQEQRKRINAMLQDYELQRRLHSDQLQLEQSTPQQAAVQVPGTQSLGMQQQ, encoded by the coding sequence ATGCAGAAAGAAAAGCTTTCCGCTCTGATGGATGGAGAATCGCTCGACAGCGAGCTACTGAGTTCATTGTCTAAAGACAGGGCGCTTCAACAAAGCTGGCAGAGCTATCACCTGATACGTGACACACTACGGGGTGATATCGGGCAAGTCATGCATTTCGATATCGCAGATCGTGTTGCTGCTGCACTTGAGAAAGAACCCGCACGTCTGGTTCCTTCTGCAGTGCCGGAGTCTCAGCCGCAACCGCACACCTGGCAGAAAATGCCGTTCTGGGACAAAGTTCGTCCCTGGGCCAGCCAGATCACACAGATTGGCATGGCGGCCTGCGTGTCGCTCGCGGTGATTGTCGGCGTTCAGCAGTACAATCAGCCGACAGAGCAATCGGCTGCCGCTGAATCACCGGCGTTCACTACCCTGCCAATCATGGGGCAGGCGTCACCGGTTAGCCTCGGCGTGCCGGCAGACAGTTTCTCTACCGGCAGCGGACAACAGCAGCAGGTGCAGGAACAGCGCAAACGTATTAACGCTATGCTGCAAGATTATGAGTTGCAACGTCGTTTGCATTCTGATCAGCTGCAGCTTGAGCAAAGCACACCACAACAGGCTGCCGTTCAGGTTCCCGGAACTCAGTCTTTAGGAATGCAACAGCAGTAA
- the rpoE gene encoding RNA polymerase sigma factor RpoE, with protein MSEQLTDQVLVERVQKGDQKSFNLLVIRYQHKVASLVSRYVPQGDVPDVVQESFIKAYRALESFRGDSAFYTWLYRIAVNTAKNYLVAQGRRPPSSDVDANDAENYESAGALKEISNPENLMLSEELRQIVFRTIESLPEDLRMAITLRELDGLSYEEIAAIMDCPVGTVRSRIFRAREAIDNKVQPLIQR; from the coding sequence ATGAGCGAGCAGTTAACGGATCAAGTTCTGGTTGAGCGGGTCCAAAAGGGCGATCAGAAATCGTTTAATTTACTGGTGATTCGTTACCAGCATAAAGTTGCGAGTCTCGTTTCCCGGTATGTACCGCAGGGCGATGTGCCGGATGTGGTGCAGGAGTCGTTTATTAAAGCCTATCGCGCACTGGAGTCATTCCGTGGGGATAGCGCTTTCTATACCTGGCTGTATCGAATCGCCGTGAACACGGCAAAGAATTATTTGGTTGCTCAGGGCCGTCGTCCGCCGTCCAGCGATGTGGATGCCAACGACGCCGAAAATTACGAAAGTGCGGGTGCACTGAAAGAAATTTCGAACCCTGAGAACTTAATGTTGTCAGAAGAGCTGAGACAGATAGTTTTCCGTACCATTGAGTCTCTCCCTGAGGATCTTCGCATGGCGATTACCCTGCGGGAGTTGGATGGTCTAAGCTACGAAGAGATAGCGGCCATCATGGATTGCCCGGTCGGAACGGTACGTTCGCGTATTTTCCGCGCCAGGGAGGCTATCGATAATAAAGTTCAACCGCTGATTCAACGTTAG
- the nadB gene encoding L-aspartate oxidase has protein sequence MQPSSEHVSDVLIVGSGAAGLSLALRLAQHCKVTVLSKGPLNEGATFYAQGGIAAVFDETDSIASHVDDTLIAGAGLCDRDAVEFIAGNARHCVQWLIDQGVLFDTEVNAQGEEHYHLTREGGHSHRRILHAADATGKEVETTLVGKASAHPNICVMERRNAVDLITSNKIGLPGTRRVVGAYVWNRELEQVETYRAKTVVLATGGAAKVYQYTTNPDISSGDGIAMAWRAGCRVANLEFNQFHPTCLFHPQARNFLLTEALRGEGAYLKRPDGSRFMPDFDPRGELAPRDVVARAIDHEMKRLGADCMYLDISHKPAEFITQHFPMIHEKLLTLGFDLTTQPIPIVPAAHYTCGGVMVDQHGRTDLDGLYAIGEVSYTGLHGANRMASNSLLECLVYGWSAAEDIMMRLPFIKLAKQLPQWDESRVDDADERVVIQHNWHELRLFMWDYVGIVRTTKRLERALRRINTLQAEIDEYYANFRISNNLLELRNLVQVAELIVRSAMARKESRGLHFTLDYPDMLPEALPTILQP, from the coding sequence ATGCAACCATCATCTGAACATGTTAGCGATGTACTGATCGTCGGCAGCGGTGCTGCGGGCTTGTCACTGGCGTTGCGCCTGGCGCAGCATTGCAAGGTTACCGTACTCAGCAAGGGGCCGCTCAACGAAGGCGCCACATTCTATGCCCAAGGCGGGATCGCCGCGGTTTTCGATGAAACGGACAGTATTGCCTCACACGTTGATGACACTTTGATTGCCGGAGCCGGCCTGTGTGACAGAGACGCCGTTGAGTTTATCGCAGGCAATGCGCGCCACTGCGTGCAGTGGCTGATTGATCAAGGGGTCTTGTTCGACACTGAAGTCAACGCCCAGGGCGAAGAACATTACCACCTGACGCGGGAAGGGGGGCACAGCCACCGCCGTATCCTGCATGCCGCCGATGCTACCGGTAAAGAAGTAGAGACCACACTGGTAGGGAAAGCAAGCGCCCACCCCAATATTTGCGTGATGGAACGCCGCAATGCGGTCGATCTGATCACCTCCAACAAAATCGGCCTGCCGGGCACCCGCAGAGTGGTCGGCGCCTACGTCTGGAACCGCGAGCTGGAGCAGGTAGAAACCTACCGTGCCAAAACGGTGGTGCTGGCTACCGGCGGTGCGGCCAAGGTGTACCAGTACACCACCAACCCGGACATCTCTTCCGGAGACGGTATCGCCATGGCCTGGCGTGCGGGGTGCCGCGTCGCCAACCTCGAATTTAACCAGTTTCACCCGACCTGCCTGTTCCACCCGCAGGCGCGTAATTTCCTGCTAACCGAAGCCCTGCGCGGTGAAGGGGCTTATCTGAAGCGCCCGGACGGCAGCCGCTTTATGCCCGATTTTGACCCACGAGGCGAATTGGCGCCGCGAGATGTGGTTGCCCGCGCCATCGACCACGAAATGAAGCGGCTGGGTGCGGATTGCATGTATCTGGATATCAGCCATAAACCGGCTGAATTCATTACTCAGCATTTCCCGATGATCCATGAAAAACTGCTGACGCTGGGTTTCGATCTGACTACGCAGCCGATCCCTATCGTACCCGCCGCGCACTACACCTGCGGCGGCGTAATGGTCGATCAGCATGGCCGTACCGATCTGGACGGGCTGTATGCCATTGGCGAAGTCAGCTATACCGGCCTGCATGGCGCCAACCGAATGGCGTCCAACTCACTGCTGGAGTGTTTGGTTTACGGCTGGTCGGCGGCAGAAGACATCATGATGCGCCTGCCGTTTATCAAGCTGGCGAAACAGCTGCCGCAGTGGGATGAGAGCCGCGTGGATGACGCTGATGAACGAGTGGTCATTCAGCACAACTGGCATGAACTGCGCCTGTTTATGTGGGACTACGTGGGTATTGTGCGCACCACCAAACGGTTGGAACGTGCACTGCGCCGCATCAATACGCTGCAGGCGGAAATTGATGAGTACTACGCCAACTTCCGTATCTCCAACAATTTGCTGGAGCTGCGAAATCTGGTGCAAGTGGCGGAATTGATCGTACGCAGCGCGATGGCGCGTAAGGAAAGCCGTGGGTTGCACTTTACGCTGGACTATCCGGATATGCTGCCGGAAGCGCTGCCGACCATACTGCAACCCTAG
- the trmN gene encoding tRNA(1)(Val) (adenine(37)-N(6))-methyltransferase TrmN has protein sequence MLRQFCLQVVIVSTQSKANFTPRRGGFTFKQFFVAHDRCAMKVGTDGVLLGAWAPLAQAQRVLDIGSGSGLIALMLAQRSAENVRIDAVELDEAAAAQARDNAQESPWPERIQVHAQDIHHYAQHHAGQYDLIVSNPPYFEPAVACRDQARHNARYTETLTHDALLESAERLIAPQGTFCVVLPHDIGEAFESNAQRRGWHTAQRLNVSDRADTPLHRVLLALTRQPTEEKAAQSLAIKLADGSYTEAFRRLITDFYLFY, from the coding sequence ATGCTACGCCAGTTTTGTCTTCAGGTGGTTATTGTGAGTACTCAATCGAAAGCAAATTTCACCCCGCGTCGCGGTGGTTTTACCTTTAAGCAGTTTTTTGTTGCTCACGATCGCTGTGCAATGAAGGTGGGCACCGATGGCGTGCTGCTCGGCGCATGGGCGCCCTTGGCGCAGGCGCAACGCGTGCTGGATATCGGCAGCGGTAGCGGACTGATCGCGCTGATGCTGGCGCAGCGTTCCGCCGAAAACGTGCGAATTGACGCAGTGGAACTGGACGAGGCTGCCGCAGCACAGGCGCGTGACAACGCGCAGGAATCGCCTTGGCCTGAGCGTATCCAGGTGCATGCGCAGGACATTCATCATTATGCCCAGCACCATGCTGGCCAATACGACCTGATCGTCAGCAACCCGCCATATTTTGAGCCGGCTGTCGCCTGCCGGGACCAGGCGCGCCATAACGCGCGTTATACCGAAACGCTCACCCACGACGCCTTGCTGGAAAGTGCGGAACGGTTGATTGCCCCGCAGGGGACTTTTTGCGTAGTGCTGCCGCATGATATTGGTGAGGCCTTTGAAAGTAATGCACAACGCCGTGGATGGCATACTGCGCAACGGCTGAACGTCAGTGATCGCGCCGATACGCCGTTGCATCGTGTGTTGCTGGCTCTGACCCGTCAACCGACGGAAGAAAAAGCGGCGCAAAGCCTGGCGATAAAGCTGGCTGATGGCAGTTACACCGAAGCGTTCCGCCGTTTGATTACCGATTTCTACTTGTTCTATTGA